A stretch of Bacillus pseudomycoides DNA encodes these proteins:
- the cydB gene encoding cytochrome d ubiquinol oxidase subunit II — protein sequence MSHDMLAVIWFGLWGVIWTVYFILDGYALGNGMIFPFVTKDRKERNQMQEAIGPFWGGNEVWLITAGGATFAAFPVTYANMFSYLYTPLFLVLLALFARAAGLEFMHKDDSPIWQKTCKWAFAIGSFLIAFLFGVTFANLYYGLQIGKDGYEGTLLSLLNHYGILGGLFFTAIFVVSGALWVMIKTSGEVSDRAYKIAKPFSVAAASILAIFYVATANRTNLFQNFTEYPVLFILPALAMLMSVLAIIMVYKHKIGLAFTFVCLTIAMFMTTGFAGMFPRMLPSRINDAYSTTLYQAAGSELNLKIMFFVAMVMVPIVIGYQLWSYTIFKEKIHKDSAKGYH from the coding sequence ATGTCTCATGATATGCTTGCAGTCATTTGGTTCGGTTTATGGGGCGTGATTTGGACAGTTTATTTTATTCTTGATGGCTATGCACTCGGTAACGGAATGATTTTCCCGTTCGTTACGAAAGACCGAAAAGAACGAAATCAAATGCAAGAAGCAATCGGACCGTTCTGGGGCGGTAACGAAGTATGGTTAATTACAGCGGGTGGTGCAACATTTGCCGCCTTCCCGGTCACTTATGCAAATATGTTTAGCTACTTATATACACCGTTATTTTTAGTCCTACTTGCTCTTTTTGCTCGTGCAGCAGGGCTTGAATTTATGCATAAAGATGATTCTCCAATTTGGCAAAAAACTTGTAAATGGGCGTTTGCAATTGGTAGCTTCCTTATCGCCTTCTTATTCGGTGTTACATTTGCAAACCTATATTACGGGCTGCAAATCGGAAAAGATGGCTACGAAGGAACATTACTTAGCTTATTAAATCATTACGGTATTTTAGGCGGTCTCTTCTTCACTGCAATCTTTGTCGTATCCGGTGCACTTTGGGTCATGATTAAGACATCTGGTGAAGTATCAGATCGTGCTTATAAAATCGCAAAACCATTTTCAGTAGCAGCTGCGAGTATTCTAGCAATTTTCTATGTGGCAACTGCAAATCGTACAAACTTATTCCAAAACTTTACGGAGTATCCTGTACTATTCATTCTGCCAGCTCTTGCAATGCTAATGAGTGTCCTAGCAATTATTATGGTTTACAAACATAAAATTGGTCTTGCATTCACATTTGTTTGTTTAACAATCGCAATGTTTATGACAACTGGATTTGCAGGTATGTTCCCACGAATGTTACCATCACGTATTAATGATGCGTACAGTACAACGTTATACCAAGCAGCAGGAAGTGAATTAAACTTAAAAATTATGTTCTTCGTCGCAATGGTAATGGTACCAATCGTTATTGGATATCAATTATGGAGCTACACAATCTTTAAAGAAAAGATTCATAAAGACTCTGCGAAAGGGTATCACTAG
- the cydA gene encoding cytochrome ubiquinol oxidase subunit I, which produces MSDVLLLSRFQFAITIFYHFLFVPLTIGLVILVACMETQYARTLNPTYRKMANFWGKLFTINFVMGIITGITMEFQFGTNWSEYSKYMGDIFGSPLAIEALVAFFLESTFMGIWLFGKDKISPKFRAFCMWMVALGTNISALWIITANGFMQNPVGYVVRNGRAELNDFWALVTNPYAWNMFFHTVISCYIVGAFFVMAISAYHLLRKNEVEFFRKSFKFGLILGLFAATATPFMGHQSGVSAAKMQPAKGAAMEAVWETGKGQGFSIIQIPDVKNEKNFELLTIPKLGSFFYTNSFDGEIVGLKDIPKEDRPNVNLVYYSFRLMVALGIFFMALTWYGFYLNRKGKLEDSKRYLKITMWSVLLPYVAINAGWVVAEAGRQPWTVYKLMRTAESVSPISVPQIWFSLLSLVLFYTLLLIADVYLMLKFAKKGPAALEEPTKGGAAHVS; this is translated from the coding sequence ATGTCCGACGTTCTGTTACTGAGTCGTTTTCAATTTGCAATTACTATTTTTTATCACTTTTTGTTTGTACCTTTGACAATCGGACTTGTTATTTTAGTAGCGTGTATGGAAACACAATATGCACGTACATTAAATCCCACTTATCGAAAAATGGCGAATTTCTGGGGTAAGCTATTTACGATAAACTTCGTCATGGGGATTATAACCGGTATTACGATGGAGTTCCAATTTGGGACAAACTGGTCAGAGTACTCAAAATACATGGGTGATATCTTCGGATCACCACTCGCAATCGAAGCACTTGTTGCTTTCTTCTTAGAATCTACCTTCATGGGAATTTGGTTATTCGGTAAAGATAAAATCTCACCAAAGTTCCGTGCTTTTTGTATGTGGATGGTTGCACTTGGAACAAACATTTCCGCACTTTGGATCATTACAGCAAACGGCTTTATGCAAAACCCTGTTGGCTACGTGGTGCGTAACGGCCGCGCTGAATTAAATGATTTCTGGGCACTTGTTACCAATCCATACGCATGGAACATGTTCTTCCATACAGTAATTAGCTGTTATATCGTTGGTGCTTTCTTCGTGATGGCGATTAGTGCGTATCATTTATTGCGTAAAAACGAAGTAGAATTCTTTAGAAAATCATTTAAATTCGGTTTAATCTTAGGTTTATTCGCTGCAACTGCGACACCATTTATGGGACACCAATCCGGTGTATCTGCTGCGAAAATGCAACCTGCTAAAGGTGCTGCAATGGAAGCTGTTTGGGAAACTGGTAAAGGTCAGGGCTTCTCAATCATCCAAATTCCTGATGTGAAAAATGAAAAAAACTTTGAGCTATTAACAATCCCGAAACTTGGAAGTTTCTTCTATACAAACTCATTTGACGGAGAAATTGTCGGTTTGAAAGATATTCCGAAAGAAGATCGTCCAAACGTAAACCTTGTTTATTATAGCTTCCGTTTAATGGTTGCACTTGGCATATTCTTCATGGCACTTACTTGGTATGGTTTCTATTTAAATCGGAAAGGTAAACTAGAAGATTCAAAACGTTACTTAAAAATTACAATGTGGTCTGTCTTACTGCCATATGTTGCGATTAACGCTGGATGGGTTGTTGCTGAAGCAGGTCGTCAACCATGGACAGTATACAAATTGATGCGTACAGCTGAATCTGTCTCACCAATCTCTGTTCCACAAATTTGGTTCTCATTACTAAGTTTAGTATTATTCTATACACTGCTATTAATTGCTGATGTATACCTAATGTTAAAGTTCGCGAAAAAAGGACCTGCAGCATTAGAGGAACCTACTAAGGGGGGTGCCGCTCATGTCTCATGA
- a CDS encoding spore germination protein, which produces MPAVIDGVVIENCNGSINLGDKYNVHPIEQTKAYNGSGSSNVAFTVKAFNGISTADVYDKDVNDQGIQFTL; this is translated from the coding sequence ATGCCTGCTGTTATTGATGGTGTAGTTATTGAAAACTGTAACGGTTCAATTAATTTAGGTGATAAATATAATGTACATCCAATCGAACAAACGAAAGCATATAATGGTTCTGGTTCATCCAATGTGGCATTTACTGTAAAAGCTTTTAATGGAATAAGTACTGCAGATGTATATGATAAAGATGTGAATGATCAAGGAATCCAATTTACATTATAA